ACTGAGGGACTGCAATACGATCGCAGTTGAGGACAGTGCCAGGATCAGCCCAATGGCCACCGATGAGCGCCAATCCATCTCGGAAAAGGCGAGAACCAATCCAGCGATGGCCGCAGCGGAAAACAGTAGTTGGGCACTACCGGTGCCTAGGATAGCACCGCGCATTTTCCACAACTTCTTCGGCTGCAGCTCCAGGCCGATCAGGAACAGCATGAGTGCAACACCAAACTCGGCAACGTGCATTTCATCGCTGGCATCGCCGACCAGGCCTAGGGCACTTGGGCCTATGGCCACACCGGCGAGTAAGTAACCGAGGACTGAGCCCAGGCCCAGGCGGGTGGCAATGGGTACCGCAATCACTGCGGCAGCCATGAAAATTACTGCCTCAATAAGGAAGCCGGAGTGTTCCATTTAATCGTTATCGCTATTTGGCTGTCGGTTGCTGGGGCTCGTCGCGTTCGGGCTCAGAAAACTCCCGGCTGCGACGAATCAATGGCGCTATGGTAGAGCCCTGTACGACGATAGAAAAGAGCACCACGCCATAGGTCATGACCACCCACAGGTAGCGAAGGTCCTGTCCCTGGACGAAGGCACTGCCGGCGGGAATCGACATCGCTAGCGCCAATGCCAGACCACCTTTCAACCCTCCCCAGATCAAAATCCGGTTGGTATAGGGGTGGTACTTGCGGCGACTTTTTAAATACAGGAAGGGTATGCCGACAGCGAAAACTCGGGCGGTGAGAACAATGACAATGCCCACTGCCATCAGTAGGTAGTCGGAGGGGCGCAGGTCGATAGTAATCAGGAACAGGCCCACCAGCAGGAAGAGCAAACCGTTGAGGAAGTCCTCGGTGATGCTCCAGAAATTATCCAGCTCGTGTTGGCTCACCCGGGAAAAGCCGCGCTCGCGGGTAAAGTTGCCAATAATAATGCCACTCACCACCATTGCCAGGGCGCCGGAGACCCCGAGCACATTGGCCAGGGAAAAACCGGCAGTGGGAATAACCATGGTCAGCATCAATTCCAGGCTGTGATCATTGGTACAACAAATAGCCCAGTGGAAAACGCCACCAATGATCAGTCCCAGCAATATGCCCCCCAGTGCCTCGATAGCGAATAGCTCAGCCACTGCCGGTACTGTAGGTTGGCCGCCTTCGAAAGCGAGTGCGTAAATCACCGCGAAGATCACGATACCGAAGCCATCGTTGAACAGGGACTCACCTTCCACCTGAATGGAAACCTGCTCCGGGGCTTTCAGGTTTTTCATTATTGCCAGTACGGCGATAGGATCGGTGGGAGAGATCAATGCACCAAATAACAGGCAGTAAACAAAAGCCACCGGCATATTGATCAGCATCAGGAACCAGTAAAGAAGGGCCCCGACCACAAAGGTGGAAATGAGGGTACCGACAATGGCGAGAAGACCGATCTCCAGTTTCTGGTTGCGCAGCTCCAACAGATCGATATGCAAACTGCCGGCAAAAAGCAGAAACCCGAGCATTCCCTTGAGCAGAATATCCTCAAGGTTGAGGAGCGGCAGAAGCTGATCTGCCCAGGTGCGCAACTCTACCACCCCCAACTTGCCGAGGGCGGTGACCAATAGTGATAAGGCCAGGGCACCGGCGGTAATAGCGATCGTGGTTTGGGCGCGCAATACGTATTGGTTCAAGAAACCCAGAAAAACTGATACGGCGGCAAGAAAACAAAAGGTGTAATAAACTTCCATGCCGTGTGTGGACTCCAGCGCTGAAATATTCTCGGATGGTTTAATGCCATTTTGGGGAGCGCCCCTGCGGCAATTTATATGATGGTGAGTGTGCCGTTATTGTAGTCGTGCAGAGGCTGCTCGATTTCCCTTGGAGTGGATCTAGGGCAACAGGATTACACCGGGGCGGGCCGCGCGGGCACAAGCGGCCAACTCCCTTTTATATGGGCGCGCAATTGTAGCGGCTCTAGGGCGCCAGACAACTGCATTTTTCAGTTTTGCGCTCAAACGGATCGACTTCCCCTACCCACTAAAATTCATTAATGCCTTAGCTTTTTAAACATTACTTCATTACTTACTAACTGCCAATTAGTAGATTCCTACTGACTATTGAAAATAAAAAGGATGATTGTCACGCCAATCTAGTAGTTTTTATCCCTCCTGAGTAAAGGCAGCTACCGACTATCTCATGAATTTTTACGACAGTGTCTACACTGGTTGATAGTCCATACCCATAAATGCGCAATTGAGGAAGTAGTAGTGAAGCATTCGATATTGTGCGACACCTCAAAGCTGATCGGTCGGGTACTGATGTCGCTGATCTTTATATTTGCCGGCTGGAATAAAATTGGCGGCTACGAAATGACAGAGGCCTTTATGGTTTCCATGGGGATACCCGGCTTCATTTTGCCCCTGGTCATCGTTATAGAGTTGGTGGGAGGACTCGCGGTGTTACTGGGGATATTCACCCGGATATCTGCTTTTGTTCTTTTCCTGTTCTGTCTCGCTTCGGCCTTCCTGGTACACCTATCCCCTGGTGATGCAACAGAAATGACCAGCTTTATGAAAAATATCACGATTGCCGGCGGTTTCCTGATTCTTACCTGTGCCGGTGCCGGTCGCTTTAGCCTGGACCATTGGATACGCGGTAAGTAGATTTCAGCAACAGTTGTATAGAGGAATTCAAGCCAATTGCAATCGTGCTTCATTGGGGAGAAATAAGCCGGGCCTATACTGCTGGGATATAGGTAATGACTCTACAGGATTACCATGAAGCTTTTTTATGCACCGGGTGTTTGCTCTCTATCGCCTCATATTGTTGCTTGTGAAGCAGGGATCAATCTGGGCCTGCAAAAGGTCAATCTAAAAACCCACGAGCTGGAAAACGGCGACGACTTTACAAGGATTAGTCCTAAAGGGTACGTGCCGGCACTGCAACTGGAAGGCGGAGAAGTACTGACAGAAGGTCCGGCAATCGTCCAGTTTTTGGCGGAACAAAAGCCCGACGCGCAACTGGCGCCACCAGTGGGCACCCTGGCCCATTACCGGCTTCTCGAGTGGCTCAACTTCCTCAGTGCTGAAGTCCACAAGCTATTTAAACCACTGTTCTGGCATGGTACAGAAGAGGAGCAGGAGGGTTCCCGGGTTAGGCTTATCCGCTGGTTTGACTATATCGAAGGGCAGCTTGATAAAGACTACTTAATGGGAGACGGTTTCACGGTTGCCGATGCCTACCTGTATGTTCTCTCTCGCTGGCTGAAACATCAGCAGTTTGATATGCCCCGGTGGCCCCGGCTTCAAGCATTCCAAAAGAGAATGGAAGAAAGGCCCGCAGTGCAGCGGGCGCTTCAGGAGGAAAGTTTAGAACCGGTGTAAAGAGCTGCCGTTAACGCGGGGTAAAGCGCCGGGTTGCAGGGATATCGGACTCGATCGGTTGGCGAACCTTCGCGACGAATAGTGCAGAGAGTAGTGCCACAAAAGCACAGCCCGCCATAGATCCTGCAATAGGTGTCAGGGTTCCGGTGTGCAGGCTGCTCGCCAGTCCACCCAGTATCCCCCCGGTAATAAACAGAGCGGCGCCGTATAGCGCGTTGGCACTACCGCTGATTTTGGGGAAGAACTCCAAATAACAGGCGGCGGCATTGGGGCCGGTAATACCGATACAGCTCATCACCAGTACCAGGGGAATCATCCACAGGGTAAGTTCTTTGACTCCTGTCATAGTTCCCAGCAGCAGCAGGCCGCAACCCAATAGCTGCAACACAATACCCGCCAGCAGGATATTGCGCGGCTCAAAAAAGTTCAGTAGGCGGATATTCACCTGAACCATGCAAATTAGCCCGAGTACGCAGATACCAAAAAACAGTGGGAACTGATTCGCGCTAACACCGAAGTAATCCATAAACACAAAGGGCGCGGTGGTGATGTAGATAAACATCGAACCGCTGACACAGGCCTGTGCAATCAGGAACCCAATAGCGCGGGGATTGCGCAAAACCTGGCCGTAGCTGCCCACGAGAGACTTTAGCGGCATCATCTGGCGGCGTGCGCGGGTAAAGCGGGAGACGGTCTCCGGTAACAGCAACTGTACTAGTACGAGCATTGCCAAAGCGTACAGTAACAAAAAGACGA
This DNA window, taken from Microbulbifer sp. VAAF005, encodes the following:
- a CDS encoding sodium:proton antiporter, yielding MEVYYTFCFLAAVSVFLGFLNQYVLRAQTTIAITAGALALSLLVTALGKLGVVELRTWADQLLPLLNLEDILLKGMLGFLLFAGSLHIDLLELRNQKLEIGLLAIVGTLISTFVVGALLYWFLMLINMPVAFVYCLLFGALISPTDPIAVLAIMKNLKAPEQVSIQVEGESLFNDGFGIVIFAVIYALAFEGGQPTVPAVAELFAIEALGGILLGLIIGGVFHWAICCTNDHSLELMLTMVIPTAGFSLANVLGVSGALAMVVSGIIIGNFTRERGFSRVSQHELDNFWSITEDFLNGLLFLLVGLFLITIDLRPSDYLLMAVGIVIVLTARVFAVGIPFLYLKSRRKYHPYTNRILIWGGLKGGLALALAMSIPAGSAFVQGQDLRYLWVVMTYGVVLFSIVVQGSTIAPLIRRSREFSEPERDEPQQPTAK
- a CDS encoding DoxX family protein, which gives rise to MKHSILCDTSKLIGRVLMSLIFIFAGWNKIGGYEMTEAFMVSMGIPGFILPLVIVIELVGGLAVLLGIFTRISAFVLFLFCLASAFLVHLSPGDATEMTSFMKNITIAGGFLILTCAGAGRFSLDHWIRGK
- a CDS encoding multidrug effflux MFS transporter translates to MTSIASNPDEKAPRWLVVWLAALVSLTPFSIDSYLPAIPAMAAALDTEVERMQYSVSSFLLGFALGQLFGGPLSDRWGRRLVGTIGLSIYIASSLLVLFTDHVDQLIILRFCQAVGGGFATVICAAIVRDLHSGREAAKIISLISTIMLIAPLIAPVIGSALLAVGGWQSIFVFLLLYALAMLVLVQLLLPETVSRFTRARRQMMPLKSLVGSYGQVLRNPRAIGFLIAQACVSGSMFIYITTAPFVFMDYFGVSANQFPLFFGICVLGLICMVQVNIRLLNFFEPRNILLAGIVLQLLGCGLLLLGTMTGVKELTLWMIPLVLVMSCIGITGPNAAACYLEFFPKISGSANALYGAALFITGGILGGLASSLHTGTLTPIAGSMAGCAFVALLSALFVAKVRQPIESDIPATRRFTPR
- the gstA gene encoding glutathione transferase GstA, translating into MKLFYAPGVCSLSPHIVACEAGINLGLQKVNLKTHELENGDDFTRISPKGYVPALQLEGGEVLTEGPAIVQFLAEQKPDAQLAPPVGTLAHYRLLEWLNFLSAEVHKLFKPLFWHGTEEEQEGSRVRLIRWFDYIEGQLDKDYLMGDGFTVADAYLYVLSRWLKHQQFDMPRWPRLQAFQKRMEERPAVQRALQEESLEPV